Within Populus trichocarpa isolate Nisqually-1 chromosome 6, P.trichocarpa_v4.1, whole genome shotgun sequence, the genomic segment ATTCCATCGAAATATTGGATACAAAATCtattaactcaattaaaattttggtgttttccTAAACCATCATTATGAACAATGCTACTACTTATTGGCAAAcatttttcattcttcaacaaacATTGTCCATTGCGaagctcaaaaacaaaaactagtttTTACTAATTACAATCTATGGGTATTTATGGATATAGTTGGGTCGGGTTTGAGTTCATAATTATATACAACCCAACTTCtgatatttcataaattataaatctgatccattcatattttttttacctaaataaGTTGAATATATTGGGTCATactgaaattttttatgaatattactTATATTCATGGATTGAGTttatattgctaatttttatggATTCATATTTAGAGGCAGACCTATAACATGAATTGTAAGTGCCACGATATCCTCAATATTTGATCTAATTTTCGTATCCTGCACCACCAATAAGTTCTAGCTACCTTCCTTCTTCCCCTTGCAAAAAGACTAACTATTTTCTtgttaggttaaaaaaaatctaatataaagcccattaacaaaaacattagAGCCAAAatgtttctaaataaaataaaaataaatatttaatccataaattatgaaatgtaaacacaaaaaaaatacaaggtatACAAATTAAATCAGGTTACCtaagttttaaaaatcttatcCCGCCATCCAATTCAtagtatctattttttaaatttattaacccactatcattttataatattcatcAACTTAAGGACATATAATGTAAATACTACAAATgagatggttttgtttttaccaCGCCACCTACTATAATCAGTTGAATGTGGTCCCTTGGCATAATTTTGCATAGGAAGAAAGTAAAAGAACAAGACGATGCTTTCCACCGTCATATACGACAAACTGGCAGGGAAATGAATTTATCACTGTACAAAGCATggaataaattgattttcaCCTCTAGCATCCAATGCTGGCTTCCTAGCTCGTGCAAAATATGGCATGAAATAAACCAAGCAGCCGAAATGAAGAGCAAGGGAATTAAGAGAAAGAACAACGATCCAACCTTTATATTTACAAACATTGTAGAAAAAACCAGGTGATTTCTGAAAAAACTAAGTGACTTTCCCATGGCTTGAACTGCTTTCGATAACAGTACAAAAAACTGAGCATCTCATCAGAAACAGTGGTCTGTCAGAATTTGAGCATCATGAAAAGCACATGGAGTtgagataaatgaatttatatacaGGCGTCCATCGCCCAGCAATAATGTGAGCACCTGCAGCGGCAGGTTTTGTTATTGCCTAACCATATCCTTTATCATCAGCTGCATCAACAGTAAATGCACTCTTACCTGGTATGGCCCCATCGTTTGATCTGTCAGTAGTGGAGGAGGAGCATTGTTTAATCGGCAAGCTTAAAACACATAGCAAGACAGAGGTGCATGTCTGGAATTGAGATTTCCTAAATAGGAGCCACAGAGTTAACCACTTGAAGCTTAAGCCTCCTTATCAAACCTAGCTGGGCACTTGAAAAACCTGCTGAAGGTTGATGAATGCTGCAGACAGCAATGCAATGGGGCAAATTGTCCATCCACTTCCAAGGATTCATGCTCGTATAACTCTCTTTAAATGAAGTATCGAAACGTTTTTGTAGCAGTTTGAGTTCAAAACTCATTGGGTTCAGAACTTCAGAGATTTGTAAGATGGGAAAGAGTAATTCAGTGTAATCCGAAATTAAAAACAGAGTTAAATTATCTGCAAGTGCCTTGTGGTAGGGCATGGTTATAATCTCAAACAGGGAAACGGTGCAATCGATATCCACAAGCTGGGGTTGCGTATAATTTCATGGAAGGTTGCTGTCGCGATTCACCAGTCCACGTGGAATGCATGCGCTGTCCCTGCACGAAAATGCCCTGTGAGTTGTGACACAATTCCAAGACTATTATCTGTTTTTTTCCATGAATGGAAGGATTTCATTATCGACGGTAACTAGAAGCAGGAGCTGGCCTTCCCTACACAGTTGCTGTTTGTTacatgatcaaacaaaagaaagaacaaacagAACTCCGACAATTAGATCACCAGCTACAGAAGGTCCAGTATTGACCAAGTCTATGAGACTCTGATTTAGCAATTCTTTCTGCAGCAACTTTGTGCTGTGCAGCCTTAACTGAACAGACTACACACTGTTCTTCACAATGACATCTTCAATGAGTCCTGTTATTAATCTCTTTCCATCTAGATGACGAGCACCAAGCTATTCCGATCAGTGTAGAAGGAGAAGTGGTCCTCTTATGTGGGTGCGATTTGGCCCAATGAAACTCCATATTACCCAGAACACAGAGGATTAATAACCCTCCCCATTTTCAACTGTTAGCCAGGCAATGAAGCTATGCCTAGGATAATCTCTTTCAAGTTAAGATGTTAAATGTGCCTAATAAGCGTTGGATCACTTGCATGATTGGTTTCTATCACACTAGGAACATTACTCACTGAATCAGACACTAGATAGCTTGAACTTGTGCGCACTGAACTTCCAATTCTATAATCCAATTTACACCAACGTTTCACATAACTGAAACAAACAATGATGCCTAGAAAAACAAACTTCATAAACCCTAACAAAGATCAAAAAGTTCATATATccattaactaaaaataaaaaactaggatATGTTTTTCCACTGTATAGTGTGAATGACATGAAAGTGTCAAGTGTGAAAATTTGTTCGTGATGATACTGGGACTGCTTTTCCTATTTGGTTGGGTTTCTTCAATTCTCTTTAGTCCATGTATATCCTGAATTCTCCTTCTGGTATCAAACCTAACTGCGCCAATCTTGCAAATCAAAACACATGCAAAGTGAAAGAAGATCAATGTCCACGTAAAGGCCAAAAGCAGTGGATCTAAACATGATGTTTTCCATTTATGCTTAAGCCCGGGATCAtctttttatgcaattttgttgtaattttttaatttaatactcaATACCTGGCTGACATATTTATGTTTCTGCTGATTCTACGAGTTAGTGATGCAAAGGTTTTAACTAGTCAAGCTGTTGATCCCTTCCATAATGTGAAGGAAACCCAGAATTAAACCCACCATCTGAGCATCACAAGTAGGTATCCTTCCATTTCCAAGTGGCTAAAACCCAGAATTAAATCCACCATCTGAGCATCACAAGCAGGTCCTTCCATTTCAAAGAGGCTTACTCTCTCAATGAGATGAGCTTTCAACACGGCCGACAGCAGATTTTAGCTTGTTCTCCAACTGTCCCACGCTCGTGAGCCCATATCTAGTGCCCATGACGAAGAGTTTTGGTTTGGGCGactatataattgttttatggtGCCTCCCAAACTGTATAAGAGCAGTTTATCTACTCCAAAGGGTAACCCATGCTTACATAACCAATAATTCCTGCATAACCTGCAATTGGAGCTcctacatgtgtgtgtgtaaatcTCAGCCAACGAAAAAATGGAAGGAAATGGGAGAGAGAAAATTCCTTGGCGCTCAATTTGAAGTTCGTAAATTGTAAATATATGTTCAGTAAAGTTCAGGAAAGGTTTCTGGAACTTTTGTTGAAGGACTAACTGACAGAATAGGTCCAACCACTTTTTGAGAAGGTTTAAGAGTCTATTTGGAATTGTGTATTTAAAATTACGGTGACggttcaaaatacttttaacttaaaaaaatataaattttttttttaattttttaaaaattatttttaaaatcagcacatcaaaacaatatgaaaacataaaaacaaaattattttaaacaaaaaaaaaatcaaatttttttaaaacacggtACAAACCACGTTCCCAAACAAGTCCTTAATCAGGCAAAAATACCCTATCATATGATTCTTGTCTGATGTCTCCATGAATTTGGTAgcttaatatatttcaaaaaatgccaaaaatatCTCAAAACGCTCATCAACATCGTGATGAACACATGTAGGCATGTTAACAGaaacatcaaataaaacatCGAAAACGATGTTTCCTTTGGTTTTGACCATTTCAAAATCAATAGTTCTTGGATCAAAACCATACCTGCAGAACCTACCTTCAAAATCTTGTTTGCTGGCAACTTTTAAGAGACccgagtacaaacagcaacgaCATCTGAATTTCAGCAAAACCATTAAGAAAACACCAGTTGATCTCCCAACACTTCTCATGTCAAAAGTGATTGCAGTGAAGCCTTTGATGGATAACCTCGAGGCAATTCCATGCACGAGTGTCCGGCTCCCTCCCATTTTTGAGTATGGATGCACCAGCACTATTGCATTGCTTTTGATTTGGGTGGTTTCTTGAGATGGCTCGAAGACTATTACATGAAGAGTTGTGCCAACTGGGGTTGAAATGAAGCAAGATTCAATTGCAATCTTTGTTGTTGTGAAgggaaaaggggaaaaaatgaaagaaacgaGAACCTGGAACAGACACTTAATGGCTGTGTTAGTTGAGAATGAAGAGGGATAATGTAGGGGTTTAAGGATCATAGAAAGCAAGGCTGATGATTTTAAGGAGTGGCAGCTATTGGTCTTGTTGATGTTAATGAGCTGCAGAAGGCAGACATCTAGGTGGCAGGATAAaggaattgttaattttaggagAAAAGAAGTTTCCATAGGCTTATTTTTTCGCAGAGGATCACAGTACAACACAATGCCATGtcattttggattttcaaaagaaactcCAGAAGATCTAAaagaaggaagagaaagagatcCATATTAAAAGTATAAAGAAATCCTGAAAGAGTTTACAAGGGAACACCAGTGATATTTACAATGTTTAACTAGAAAGATTTGCGAATTGAGATCAAAGCTTCCCTAGAGACGGTTCAGAGATTTTACAAATGGGAAAGAGAAATCAAGGTACACCCAATGTATAATGAAATGACATACTCACACCATAAGATATATAACATTTTGGTTAAATTACTGAATGAGTGTGGTTATATAACAGGCCTAACTTTAATGACATGATCACCAATCTTAGAACACAATGATTCAGGGCCAAGAACCGAACTGCGCAGCGCAGGACAACCCGTTCCCCTGAATTgcaatattaaaatacaaatgcaTCTTAGGCAACCCCAAACTAGACTAGTACATTCCACAGTCATCACATAAACCACCATCAAGGGCATCTACAAAAACAAAGTGcccaaatgtttttcaatttaggaAGAAAACAATGCCATTCATTCATTGCAAGAGCCTGAGTGTTTTGAAATGGAAAGCTTCTATCCCTATCATTTAATTTCCTTCAGCAGTTTTTGATCAGAACATCATTTCCTTCCGTAAATTCATAAGTACTAGCAGATACTCAAGGGATTGTCTCTATCATCAATACATATTACCTACAGTTATAGTTCAACTCATCATTTCTCTAAATCAAAAATGTTGCAAGTGCCTATCAAGGAATTGATTGATCGCTAGGATTCTATAAGTACTAGCAGATACTCAAGGGATTGTCTCTATCATCAATACATATTACCTACAGTTATAGTTCAACTCATCATTTCTCTAAATCAAAAATGTTGCAAGTGCCTATCAAGGAATTGATTGATCGCTAGGATTCTATTGCAGATCTGCAATTGAAACATTTTTCACCCACATGAAAATACAAGTAAAGCTTGACCTTGCTATTGTACTTGAAATTCagattcatttaaaatttaacctcGACTTCAAATGCCATATCCAAATCAATGCTAACCCATTAATATTAACCAATTTACATCTTTATCTTGCATTACTAAACCAAACAAATAACCGAAACCCACAAAACAACATAGTTCATAAAACCCTAAACAAACCTTTacaaaattgatatataataataatactccaaacaaaaaagaaaccacTATTCCAAAGCGAAATGAGTTTCGATTACTTATCTTAACATAACCAAATTAAAGTTTCACCAGTAATTTCAACAAATTCAAGCACCAACACCACTGGTAGCTCCCTTCAACGCCTTCTTCAACTCCTCGTTAACATCTCCTTCTACTGATTTCTTCTCATTGTTTctcctttcaattttataacCACTACTCCCACTTTTAATTCCATTTCTCTCAAGTTTCCCAGAATTCAATTCCCCAATTAACAATTTCCCTCCACCAATTTCCTCCCTCAATCCCTCCACAGCTTTCTTCAGATGCCCATTCTCGCTTTGAAGTATCTCTAATTGCCTTTTCACACCCAAACACGCCTCTGCCACGTCAGAATTCCCAAACTCCATCCCCACCTTCCCAGTGGTCCCCTCTTTCTTACTCCTCCCATCTCCGTCATCCACGTGTTCAATCCCAACCTTGTTCATCACCAGAAACGGTATCTTCCTGAAATTAATCCCAGCCGTTGATTCACCACTACCACTCTTGATCTCAGCCGGGACCCGAACTCCCCACCGGAAATTCACCACAGCCCTGCTCCTCACGGGCAACTTCGTCCTTGCTGCCACTTCGAGACCAGAAAAAACCCCCGCAACCGCACTCGCCGTCACAGGAGGCAAAACAGCAATCCTCTTCCCATAAAACATGCCATTAGCCACAGCCGGAGTCGTATTCGGAGACGCAGGCTCGACGACCTCAACCGATCCATCATCATCAGACGAAACGCCACCGTTCTGAATCGACCTCGTAACGTGACTGACATGACTGGACGACTGCGACTTCTTAATAGAAAAGTCCCCAAATTGAGGCTTGAAGTGAAGCATGAAGCTAGggttcaaattattattattactacctTTACCCAACAAATTGAATTCAGCACTCATAATCATGGAGCTTGAGACCGGAGAACCGAAAGGGCCGGTTCCGGTTTTGATAACGAGAGAGAAGGGGTTCCAGGTGTCATTAGGACGGTAAGAGAATTTGAAGGAGGGGCCTGATTCAAAAAAAGTAGAGAGATTTAAAGAAAGTTCTTTGGATTCACCGGCTATAATCCCTGATTGGAATGGTAAACCTATGATGCTTAGTGGCACTTTGGCTCTAAAAAGAGGGTTTTGCTCTTCACGAAATTTTAGGGAGGctttcattttttgttctttcaataGCGATCAGTGAAGTGATGATCGGGTGATTTATATAGCGATTAAATGGGTGAAGGTTTTGGAGGGATTTTGAAATTCGGATAAGAAAATTTGGAAACACGTTCCTCGAGGGAGCTCAAGCTTTGGGGGCAATCGCTGGCGGAAGCGGATTGATAGGGGTGGTTTCGGGTGTAATTTTTGTGGGAGGGAGAGGGTGAATTCGAGGGTTGCGGTCTATTTTCTGATGGGTGGCTAATGGAGgggattttaaaataaaaaaacgtttggttttatgttttaaaaatattttaaaaaaataaatttaatttttttattttaaattatttttttatttttttatatttttttatatattaatattaaaaataattttttaaaaaaaatattatttgaatatattttt encodes:
- the LOC7479533 gene encoding uncharacterized protein LOC7479533; translation: MKASLKFREEQNPLFRAKVPLSIIGLPFQSGIIAGESKELSLNLSTFFESGPSFKFSYRPNDTWNPFSLVIKTGTGPFGSPVSSSMIMSAEFNLLGKGSNNNNLNPSFMLHFKPQFGDFSIKKSQSSSHVSHVTRSIQNGGVSSDDDGSVEVVEPASPNTTPAVANGMFYGKRIAVLPPVTASAVAGVFSGLEVAARTKLPVRSRAVVNFRWGVRVPAEIKSGSGESTAGINFRKIPFLVMNKVGIEHVDDGDGRSKKEGTTGKVGMEFGNSDVAEACLGVKRQLEILQSENGHLKKAVEGLREEIGGGKLLIGELNSGKLERNGIKSGSSGYKIERRNNEKKSVEGDVNEELKKALKGATSGVGA